The stretch of DNA TAATGGTGGGGAATGAAATGAACTTTTTGATTAAGAGAATTTTCTGTAAAGAAGAAGCAGAACAGATATGGAACTTACCCATAAGCAAAATGGAGGTTgaagataaattgatatagggGTATACCAAAAAAGGCATTTTCACTGTCAATAGTGCTTATCAACTGGGAATGAATAGGAAGGAGGTAGCAAAAGGTGAATGCTTAGATGAAAGGGAAGGGAAGAATAGATGGAAAGGAATATGGAATCTAAACATCTCAAGGAAAGCCAAACTTTTCTTGTGGAAAGCTGTAAAAGAACTGTTAGCTACAAAAAATAGTCTATACAAGAAGGGAATTATTAAAGAACAGATGTGTCCAATATGTAAGAAGGAGGTAGAAATAGCAATACATGCCTTATGGGCCTGCCTTGCAGCAACATATGTCTGGTCTGATTCAATCATGGTGGTATAAAAATGGAGTTCTAAGGAAACTGATCTATCAGCTTTGTTGGGAAGGTTGGAGAGAAATGTTAGTACAGAAGAATTATGAGAGATAAGCATAGTAATGAGGAGTATTTGGttgagaagaaatgaatttatctttcaaaGCATTTTCATGAGCCCAAGCCAAGTGATGAATCAAGCTAGAGAGGAGTTGCGAATTTATCACCAGGTTCAGCAGAATTTGAGGCAGAACACAAAAACAAGAGTAGTAGAAAGGGAGTCATTGTGAAGCAGACCAAGGGAGAgttttgaaaatgcaaattgggatgcagctattaataaagaaggaaaaaaggtaGGTCTAGGGGTGGTAAtcagagatgaggaagatgaaatCATGGCTGCTGTTGGTGAACAAAGAAGCTAGCCTAACATCAGATCCTGCAACAGCCAAAGGGTTAGCACTAAGGAAAGCTATGAGATTTTGTAGAGACCTTAACTTTAGCAGAGTTGTATTTGAAGGTGATGCCCAAGTCATAATGAATGTAgttaatgaagaaaaagaagacttTTGCAAAACCCCataaatatcttaactcaaataatttcactaatattcacaaataatttcattactattcacatctcattttatctcactattcaaacctggCCTTAAGTACTATATTGTAATCTTGGCGAGCAACCCACTGATCAGTCCTGATGGAACTCTAGAAGCATTACTGATCAACGCATGACTAGCAAACTGAAGGAATTGATCAAATGATCGACAGGGTGATGGCCGTCTGTATATGAGGAGAGGAAAAATGGTTGGCTTGAAGGCTCATTATCTGGCAGTACTAGCTAGGTTTTCAAGAATTAGTAATGCACAAGACCTTTGCAAAAATCGTGTACAATGCATAAGGCTTAACTAGCTAGGTTTAGAAATAGTTTTAGCTCGTATTGTTGAATTCAGATTCTAACCCGGTCACTTGACAAAGAAATCTCACGTACATCTAGCGAAACTCACTTGAATTTGTCTTCAATCAGAACTCTGTGTAAACCAGGTCTTCTACGCCTCATCTTTCTATTGAATGGTAGAACTAGAATGCATATACTCACACCAGATTATACccactaattaatttataaaaataaaattttaattatgttatctatttttaagtattttaaatttttatttgttgttaatAAGGGCCACATGTCACACTCTAATAGGTTACCATGCATGCGGCAACCTGGTGTCAAATGAATTGGCGGGACATGATAAAAGCATCTAATTATAATTGCAAAATTTTGCATACCAAgagagtataaaatataaaaaaattcttctcgtcagctactattcatcatctcatacattcatatcttatgaaaaatactcttacatcttataaaaaaatacttttatatcttataaaaaaattataagtattgagtgtgagagtgaatagtgactgatgtataacATTCCTATAAATTATAAGGTAGTGATTTGCAAACGGACTAAATCCTAGAAACTGATTATACAAttaacttcttttattttctgtggTACACTTCTTTAAATTGGCtatctatctttttcttttcttttcttttcttcttgattttttttttgttcccttTATCTTTAAATTGAGGCAATCTGATCGTCCATTCTTGAAACACTTAAATTGCTTAATAAAAGAAAGGCTAACCATTTGGCTGAATGAGGTGGCTAGACTAGGCAATGTTTCAAGAAATGAATTTAAGgcttaaaataaacaaaaatgtcCTGATCTAATCTCTCAAAGAATACATGAAGTTTTGGGATTGAAGTctggaataaaaaaagaaaaaattgatttgcaCTTAACCAAAAGAAGGAATTATAATGAGAATAtaactatcttttttttatgtaattccaattgaaaacttaaaatagaAGAAAGATAACACTTCGGGAAAAAACTGATTGGCTCAAAACTCGCAATGGTCAGGAGTAGTAGTCTCCACTCCGTCATCTTCAAGAttcttttttcaagttttataggCTAAGAACCCATGATATGCataacaaaaacatatatagaagGAAATTAAAATCGAAAAAGAGAAGGAATATAACAAGCAAATGACACAAAAGTTAAAGTAAAACTACATGATCTCACtccaaactaaaataaaacgtTGTCCTcaatgtgaaaatgatatgctCAAATAGATGTGGTGAATGCAAAAAGCAAAATACATTAAGAACACGAGAACTCGGAACAATAAAAGTGAGGCAAGGAGAAAGAATAGCATTAATTGATCAAGCTAGAAATGTACTACTTGCAAAATATTAgttaaaacaaacaaatcaaCCTAGCAACTAAAACAATAAtcaagtaaaatgattaaaaaaagagatGCTTTAGGTCAGATGCGGCGAGTAGCTCAGTTTTACACCCTTCAATGAGGTAAAGTCACGTAAGCTTTCTAATATACTTACCCTAAAAACAAATACACTTGATCAAACTCACTTGAGGATCAAGCCCgctctcaagctctctctctctctctctccgaacTCTGTTCCCTTTTGTTTACTACTTAGCCCTCCATGATCATTATGCCCTTCCTGTCTCTTTcacttcttcctctctctaaaGATTTTACTGTTTATCATGAAAAGTGGAGTTGGCAAACACTGTCAGCGGGCCTCTACTTAAGTGGATCTCAAAATGGATCAGTGATATGCAGTCACTCCAAATCAAATAATGGACTTATGATGTATGCCGCTTATCATAACCAAGGATCATGGGAAAAAGATAGTGAAAGTCTCCTTCAGTTAGTCAAGATCAGCAACATGCAACACAGATCCATTCACTGCGACTTCTGGTCGTATTATAATAGTCTGTTTATCGAACTGTATCAAAATCGCTTCAGGCGACTTCGCCTTGTAGAAAATGGGTAGGGGTCAAGTCATTGGCCTCATATTcctgtatttttctttttctttttttctttttcctatgtTGTACTAGCTGGTTTGGGATGAATGTTGAGACCTCTCACCTTGTTATTTCTTGTATCATGTaactgttttatatatatttataataggGTTGTGCATTCGGGTACGGATCCAGATATTTTCGTATCCAAATCTGtactcaaatttttaaaatcggGTGGATACCCACCTGAACAAAACCTATTACAACCCGGGCAAGTACTCGGTTCCGGATTGTAACCAGTATTCGGTtttaactctattttttttctttataattaaaacgacgtcgttttgaaataaatattatgttttttaaaaaaaacacctagTTACGAATAACTAGTTAAAGAATCAGATCCATAACAGCTGAAGTCCAATATTCTAGCCGCTCGGGTCCAATCCAGGCAGGTAATCGCCTGGATTTCCAAGTTTCAGATCAGTCCGGATGCACACTCctaatttataatatacttgcttagaaaaagaaaaaaaaaactcatattatGAATTACCACGTATGTTTAGAACTCGTTTGATTGTTGATCTATCTCTTCCTAAAATGTTAACCTTGTGAGTTGTATAACTCCCTCATGCTAAAACCACATCTCTTGCTAACTTTACTCATGATCTGTACACCTCCCTCGTCCTAAAATAACACCTATCATGCTGCCTTATGATTTGCATATGTAGATCCCCTTCAATTTATAGTAGCAGTTCATCCATGAGCGTGATCCTatattggtctatatatatgcCATACATCCTTTATTAATGTGGCAATTGATAAGGCAAAGGTCTCGATTATTATAGGCTACTATGTGGCTTTGCCTGTTGCTTTCGTTCTTCAGCAATTATATATTGTCTCACCGATTAAACCCATGGCCTCATCTCATATCCAAAACTTGAAGAGATAAAAGGATACGTACCCCTCCCTCCCTCTAATGGAGAAAGGATGTAAGCCCACGTAAATTAAGAAATGGTGATTagtgattaaaattaaaatacgtGGGCGGCAGGATTCGAACCTGCGCGGGCAAAGCCCACATGATTTCTAGTCATGCCCGATAACCACTCCGGCACGCCCACCTTCTTATGGTGTTGTTCCCAAGAACTTTAGTTATGTATTAAAAGAAGCGAAGaaattctttaattttgatgacTACGTAAAATGAGGTGCATGATGAGTTGCACATTGGGCCGCGTAAAGAAATTTTTAGATTAGAAATAGCAAGCATATGAAAAGATCGACAAATCGAAAAAGTCATTGGCCAATCAAGGAAAAGGCAATCCAAAAAGTTTACTACATTCTTAAAATAACGAGCTAAAATACTAAGCctaaaagaagaacaaagatTGACTTAGGTCtcctcattatatatatatttctctcttctcaatgttctcatttctctcttttccttccatTATTGTCCTCCCTTCCTTTCTCTTCTATCCCTTCCTTGTAGGCTTTCACGTCTCATTGACCACCATCAtctcttttttctcatttctcttatactctttcttccattcttctcctcctcctccccttaACTAGTAgagaatttatttatgttgTCATGGATCACGGTTAACGGTTGCGAGTTCTGAGATCTCTTCGTTGTCATGAGTCATATTTTTTTAGTGACCCATGTTTGGCAGCTACCACTGTGGGTGATGTCTTGATGGGTCTGTGAGTTTAATGACCCACAACCACTACCATGGGCCATATAGATCTGCCCATAGATTTTTTAAGATCTATGAATAGATCTATATGACACATGACCACGATTGTGGCTCGTGGGTTTGTGCATAGATAGTTTGTGTACAAATATAAAGATATGTTCAATTTGCCAATTACTGCTTggtttcgtttattttttttatttttgtttgatctgatattttgtaagtttttttgttggatttgtgagatttttctaatttttaagtttatttggtttggtcagtaagtttgttttggtttttgtttggatttgtaagatttgTAACTTTGCTTTGTGTGATTTTATTAGaccttttttgtaaaaatatggtATTAGATGGGGTAGTCGGACGCTGGTAGCACCAATCTACCCTCAGCATCTAGACGGATGCACCTACCCAAGGGGACGGGTCCCAAGGGCCAAACTCACCCCCCACCCCCGGCTGGGTTGAAGGCCACCTGTCTGGGTAAGGCTTTAAATTAACCATTCGATAACCCACTCGATACTCgttcaatttaattcaaatcaAACTTGACTcatgagaaaagaaaacttgCCCATAAAAGTAGATATCTGCTTGATCAGTAAATAACACATACCCAACTAAACTCAATTGGCTAAGGCTCATTAAAGCCCACTCATTTACGCTCAACTCGATTAAAGCTTAttcatacataaaaaaatgtgtgtgtgtattggttaataatataagcatcacacttttataattaaatataccgtatgtaacctaattacttatacCTAGTCacttttgtttatatattgaatttacttcataaattttataatttatataataattaatcaataagatttaataatttaatatagtaGTAGTAGGAACCATATATGGAATGTTAATACatactattatattatgtttaggtattaataatttatgtagacatataatatatggttATAATGGATGAATATAAACTAGTTacgtattaattatttataaatttttacaattttcaaatttaatagaggatttatttgttgtaaaaattctattaaatttAGAATCTTTTGTGCAATTTCTCCAATTCTTAATTATTAgcgagatgagatgataaatcaatgaatagttgtgaaatagtttatgaatagtagtaaaatagtttgaattaagatgttttataaagattttggaaaatgagagagaaaaaaatgaaaaaaatattataaatttaaaatattgttagaaaatgaatttttgatattataattttttttagatttgaaaaagttgaattattttttatttaaaagtttggaaaaattgtaatgattagataaaaaaattgaaacgttaaaaattcaaaattgaaaaatgtttattttttaatcatgtttagatgtttagatgagataagatgagatagaatAAGATAGGTTAAGACCATCTGAGAATAAGATAGGTTAAGACCATCTGTGAAAcgaaatgaaaaacaaaaggaattattttttatataaaaaataatgtatactTTAACAATTAACTACTagtctcattttcattttataattttcattaggTGGACTCTTTTTTTGAACTTGACCGATTAagcaattaatataaaaaaaatattaatattttttttattaaattcaaaaataaaaggttggcTTCTTAAACTTTTTGATGTATTTTATTACATGTATAAATATGgcataaagaaaataaactacaTAAAGGCGCAACCACtttggtttatatttttatatttttttatgaaaatagtcGAATTTAGACACTAAAGAGAGAATTATATagcaaaaaataattgattttgaaaaacagATGTATTTCACATCGAACTTTAAAACTGAATATTCTATCATAAATATGAGTTTTTTTCATCTTCATAGGTAATAGAAACTCGGGTCAAGTCGAGTCTAGCTCGAGTTGGAAGATTAGCTCACTGAGCTAAGTTCgaataaatattagataaaaatctcgatttcaatattttttaatcaagcCGAGCTTGACTATCCAAAGACTAACTCGGCTCAGTTACAGCTATGCGTTCGGAGGTGCAGATAGCAATCCTAATTGTCAAGTTTCTCATTAATGGTACTTGCCTCGCTATGAGGAGAAGAGAAATGTTCAGCAATCAAGTTTTCATGCTTCAACTCcgtacaaaaataataatactacaaattcttatttcaaaaatttattgcaaaattttcttattaataaaagTTATATCAACTTTTGTATTTGGTtaaattaaaaggaaagaaatgaaaagatttGTTTGAACCAGCAAATCTCTAGCTAACTAGTCCAAGAGAAAAActaccacatatatatatatattagttaataatcATGGCaccttttataattaaatatagggaaaatatttattgcagTCTACTGTGTGCTGCAGCCGCAGCACACCCTGTGctacgtttaaaaaaaaaattgcatgtgGAGTGTGCGGAGAGTGCGGCTGATGTATAGCCGCACCCTTAAATATATAGCATGcaacctaattatttatttctagtcacttatgcatatatattgaatatactttataactacatgttatttacttcaGTACTTGCGTAATTAAATTATAGTAACTATTTCATAATTTGTACAGTAGCTAGTCGGtagtatttaataatttcatatactattatgtaagaaatataaataaaatgttgatatatagtatatattatgtgtatcatattaataatttgtgtagacatataatatatggttattatagataaatatcaattagttacAGTCAATACGCTTGGCCTTCTTAGAAgtattttgttgtggagtaaTGTTGTACACCATACTCTCAtcatattttgatcatactaagtactatgtggcacatttatcaccattagatgataaagaagcatgtaataaataatcatttaatggtgataaatgtgccacatcatacttagtgggatgaaagtgagatgatggtatgttgtatagaatttttatttgttgtgaGAATAATCCACCAAAGACTTTGATTCTGGATTATAGTGCAATTGATTTGGATCTGGTTTCCTTCGAGCCACAACACCCAACGGTTAATGATTGCCATGGACGGCTAAACTCGAGCCAAAGCTTGAGTGGGTGGACATGGATACACCAGATACACGACCGACACTGAGCGCTATTGCAGCAAGTGAAGTATGTCTTGTGGTGCAAGTTCGGAATAGTTTTTAATccagagaaatgatatttatagttatagagtgAGCAAGCGTCAATcactttttttgtttaaaatgagtaaatataagacccacataaaaaaaaaaaaaaaaacttattttttaatataaatctcatttttttttaaaatgagtgcgcGACACtaaaacaatttataattatatctagcattactctttaatcCAAGAGTTAATGAAGGAAGCATGTCAGGCGACTTCAACACGAAAGGGAATGGTTCGCCAATAGGATTGTTTTTCTTGAGGGAGTAGGCTTTGGATTGAACTTTCCATTAACGACTATAGCTACACGCTTGATTTTCCTATAAGGCGAAAAGCGGTTGCGctagattgaaaaaaaaacgaaatatatatatatatatatatatacaaactaaattgaaataaaaaggaagttttgtttggattcaaagataagatgagttgagatgatttatgaataatggtgagatttatgagttgaaatttatgaatagtagtgagatgagttctAATCCAAATCGACTCTTATAATGGATGCCCAATCCTACTTAATATGTATAATGATATTCATTGGATTCTCTACTCTCTAGTTCATGCATATCCTGTCTCAATTAAGAGGGGTCGTGGTGAGGctcaatataaatttttgtaagtttCTAATTCAACATGGGGTTTATTTCTTAGTTGTAAAAATTCcgttaaattttaattttttttttcagttactctaaatttttaattattagattttattCAAACGCTTGACGAAGGCCTTTTGGAAGATGAAACAGACATATCCAATGGGCCTGTAGGCCCGTATATATATTAGACCTTCAgataaaccctaaaccctataaacaaaacaaaaacctaGAAGCTTCCACCGCCATCCAGACCTTGAACCACCCTATTAATCGCCTTACTTGTTAGGAGTCTTTACCCCAGACAGAGATGGCGAAGCGTCTGATTCCGACACTCAACCGTGTCCTAGTCGAGAAAGTCCTGCCCCCGTCCAAAACCTCCGCCGGCATTCTTCTCCCTGAGAAAGCCTCCAAGGTATTCTCCGTCTCTTAATGTGTATCCATTTTTGTTTGTAACTTGTTTCTCTATTTCTGGGGTACTGATTGGTCCCGTTGGTTGTGTAGTTGAACTCCGGGAAAGTTGTTGCGGTGGGACCGGGAGCACGGGATAGGGTGGGGAATCTGATACCAGTGTCTGTGAAGGAGGGTGACACTGTTCTTTTGCCAGAGTATGGGGGTACCCAAGTTAATCTTGGTGACAAAGAGTATGTTCATTAGTTCCATCCGTCTCTGTGTTGTTTCCAAGCTCAtatgtttatttggttttttttttcatttgttttaattttggatGGTTTTTGGTATGTGGGTTTGTGTAGGTTCCATTTATACAGGGATGAGGACATCTTGGGCACTCTTCATGACTGATTCATTTCTTGGATGCAATGGGATTCTTCTTTAAAGGAAGAAATTATGCTTGGGAGTTGGAGAAGTTTGGTTTCAATGGATGTAAACTGATTAGTTATTGGAGTTATTCCATTGATCTAAGTTTGATTTGGCGCATGCTAATGCAACTACTTTATTCAGTGacaatttctttgttttcatttttatttgcgCTTGCTAATGGTTCAGCAGCAGGACGCAAGTAAAACTTCTTCGGCTGTGATCGATTGAGACAGAATCATCACGAAATTTTagccatttatttttctttgtttgatgATTTGCAACCATATCATCCACAATGGCCAATGGAATTCGATAGTTTCATTCAGTAATGCAATGGGAACTGGGTTCGAATCATAAAGTGAAAACGAAAACTTGTTCAGGAACTAACATGATGAGACAGCTGCGATGTTTCAACCCATTAGTTATTTTGAATCAGTACTCCTTATTGTCGTCTTGCAATGGCTCCACGACCTCTTGACCGTGTTCGAGATATTCAATCACCAGAAAGACCTCTTGCCTGTGTTCGAGATAGTCAATCActagaaagaaatgagatacggagagagagatgcagagaggaagaagatgattcAGATAGTTGAGCTTCGATGATTATTCCCTCCTTTTCTCTCCAGCTATATACTCGTCACCAAACGGCAgcgtattatatttataattaaggaACAAATCGTCATTGTATTACATTTGCAATTGAAAGGTAAGAAGGTATCATTTGCCTTATTACAATTACATAATTACATGTATAAAATGGCATCAAACGATGATGTACAATTAAAAAACACATACTTTCGTTTCTTGTAAAACGACTGCGCTGCACCAAGACCAACTACTTTTAACTACCTTTTCCTCTTGACCCTTCTGAAGCTGTTGATCTTTACTTCAATCCAGCTTGGCTCTCGTCATCTCCTATGACTCGAGCTCCTTTCAACCCATAACATAATCTCCCACTtcaaagcaccttgcccacaaggtgaggatATGTGTTTCTCAACTGTCAGTAAGGCTCCCAAGTGGCTTATTCTAAGGCTCCCAAGTGGCTTATTCTTCATTCATTCCTTGCCATTTCACAAGTACATCCACTAAACCTCTATTATTCACCTGCTTGCTGCGTCGCTCCAAAATCTGTTGTGGTTCAGGCCTCAACTCACGTTGCATATCTATTGGGGGAAGGAATAGATAAAGGTGAAACATGTTGGCccaatttcttcttcaaataGGACACATGGAAGACGGTGAATTTGTGTGCTAGATGGCAAGTCAATTCTGTATGCTACCTTCCCAATCTTGTGAGTCGTAGAAAATGATCCAAAAAACCTTGGGGAAAGTTTCAGATTCCTTCTTACTGCTACTAGCCGTTGTCTATAAGGTTGTAATCTCAAATAAACTCAGTCCCCTACGTGAAATTCCCTTTTAGTCCTGTGTTTTTCATACGCATCTTCATTCTATCTTAAGCAACTACCAGGTttgcttttaaaatttttgataacTGTTCCCTTGTCCTCAACACCTCATCCACTGCTTGGTTACTAGTCAACCTTGGTACATAAGCCTGAAGCTTAGTAGGTGCAATACCATAGACAACCTCATAAGGGGTAAATTTAGTTGATGAATTAAAGGTTGTATTATACCACCATTTAGCAAAGTAGTAACCAAGCAAACCAAAATCGTGGTTTATCACCTGAAAAACATCCCAAGTACCATTTCAAGCATTTGTTGATAACTCTTGTTTGTCCATCACTTTGAGGATGGTAAGCAGAAGTGTATAACAGATTAACTTCttgcaatttaaaaaatttcctaaaaaaaGAGCTAGTGAAAGTAGACCGCTTGTCGAAAACAATACTTCTGGGCTTCTTATGAAGTTTGAGGACATTAGACAAAAATAAAGAGGCAACTAAACCTATGTGCTGGAAACCACTCCTAACAGATTTCTTAAAGCTAAATGTGGATGGGgttacctctttttttttttttttttttttttttttttttatcatcaatcaGCTAGAGTAGGGGTGATTCTTAGAGATTATAAAGGTGATGTGCTAGTGGCATGTAGCAAAGTGGAGCGGGAAGTTTCTTTTGTAGAATTTATTGAGGCAATAATTTTGTTAAGGGGTCTTCAATTGTGTGCATAATGGGGAGTTCcaaaattattgttagaaatTGATTGTTTAATTCTTGTTAATGCTTTGAACAATTTCTCCGAGTTTCTAACAGATTTTGAAttctttcttcaagatattCGAAGAATGATGAGACTTTTTCAAGAAGTTCAAGTCTTGCATGTGCATAGATTGGGAAATATGGTTGCGTATTAGTTGGTAAGACATGCATGCGGTGTTAATGATATAGAGATGTGGTGGGATTTCTGTCCTTCTTTTGTAAGTCAAGCTATTTGAAttgataaaaacaatatttgcaAGGactctatttaattttaatgaatgaatgtttgcttataaaaaaaaaaaaaaaactttagaaaCTGTAAATGGATGTTTTATGGCCTGAAATGAGCATATTTCGATAGTCTATCCACCACCACCGTTATAACAGAATAAACCTTGAGACAGGTAACCCTTCCACAAAATCTATGGAGACATTAGTccaatttttttatggaattgGAAGAGGCTGCAATAACCCAACAGGGTTAATACTCTCCACATTATTTTTTTGGCATATCTCACACTCTCtaataaactttttaaaatcactttccAGCTCAGGCCAATAAAAATTTGCCCTTGCTCTTTTTAATGATTTGTGGAACcttgaatggcaagcaatatgACTTGATTGCCGAAATTGTAGAATCTTCATCTTCAACTCAATGGAGTTTGGAACATAAATTCTGTTATTTTTAAACAGAATCCCATCTCTAAGGCTGAACTTAGACTTCTGAGAATCACCCTTCTGAACCTAAATTAACTGCTGTTGAACACATTCATCATCCTC from Juglans microcarpa x Juglans regia isolate MS1-56 chromosome 3S, Jm3101_v1.0, whole genome shotgun sequence encodes:
- the LOC121257956 gene encoding 10 kDa chaperonin-like, whose product is MAKRLIPTLNRVLVEKVLPPSKTSAGILLPEKASKLNSGKVVAVGPGARDRVGNLIPVSVKEGDTVLLPEYGGTQVNLGDKEFHLYRDEDILGTLHD